The segment TCCTCCactttcaaaatcgtcctacatcaccgTTTTACCCTTTTTATTGTAaattgaaaagaaagaaagactgaaTATGATTGGTTTTGATGTTTACATGTATGAATGTGATGTTTTGCTTTGTGTcattaaaaaattgttttgatCTCTTTTTGCGTTAGACCTGATGCTTCTGAAAAAGGAGAGTGAAGAGCTGAATGAATCCAAAGACAACATTCAGTATGAGAAACATCTTGATTTCATAACTGAAGTGAACTTTGGTTCCTCACAGACTGAAAAGACTACACACAAAATAGTTCAAAAGACATGGTTTGGAAGTCTTTTTTTtatctgccaacaatgtggaattATTTACAATACAAAAGCAAGCTTTGAAATCCATATGAGGAtacacactggagaaaagccgtaCGCCTGCCAACAAGGTGGAAATAGTTTCTCTAAAAAAGAAAACCTTAAAGCACAcgagagaattcacactggagagaagcctttcacctgccaacaatgtggaaaaagtttcgttTCGAAAGCAGTCTTTCAaggacacatgagaattcatgcTGGAGAAAAGTCTTACACCTGCGAACTGTGTGGAAATAGTTTCCTACGAAAAGGAGACCTTGAAAGCCACataaaaattcacactggagagaagcccttcACATGCCCTCAATGTGGAAGGGGTTTAACATGCAAACAAACTCTTAATGCCCACATAAGaactcacacaggagagaagccttacacctgccaacaatgtggaaaaagtttcgttAAAAAACCAGACTTTCAAaggcacatgaggattcacacagGGGAGAAGCCTTATACCTgccctgagtgtggaaagagtttcactcatcaaggaaaccttaaagtgcacataagaattcacactggagagaaaccttatacctgccaacagtgtggaaatagtTTCCTTCGAAAAGGAGACCTTGAaagccacatgaaaattcacaatggagagaagcccttcacatgccctcagtgtggaaggagttttaAACGTAAACAAGATCTTAATGGCCACATAAGaactcacacaggagagaagccttacacctgccaacaatgtggaaaaagtttctctgTAAAAGTAAACCTTGAAGCCCACAAGAAAATCCACTCTGGTGACAAGCCTCACACCTGCCaagaatgtggaaaaagtttcttaaaaaaaacagactgtcgaaggcacatgagaattcacacaggggagaagccttttacctgtcaacagtgtggaaagagtttcactcatcaaggaaaccttaaagtacacaggagaattcacactggagagaagccttacacctgccaacaatgtggaaaaagtttctctgTAAAAGTAAACCTTGAAGCCCACAAGAAAATCCACTCTGGTGACAAGCCTCACACCTGCCaagaatgtggaaaaagtttcgtaaaaaaaacagactgtcgaaggcacatgagaattcacacaggagagaagccttttacctgcttACAGTTACAGATGTAAAAAAGAATTAATTGtgccatcattgtggaaaaacagATATAGCAAACCTTGAAATTCACGTAAGAATTTACAGTGAAGAGAAGTATTTCACATCAGTGGCGAgcggtgactttttttttaaactgggtatgctaagttaataaataaatcatggaTTCAATCATCATTCATTCAAGGGATTTGTTCACAAATGCTGATTCATGCAGTAAATCTTGAGTGagccattgaatcattcatttaaaaatttcATGCGATTTTGTTTGGTGTCTGTATTATCGCTAGAATTGTGATAGAACCACAAtctccattaaaaaaaaacttcagtttATCCGGAATCATGCCGCTCTATTTTTCACAAAACTCTCAAACGAAACCACTTTTTATGTAGCCTGCTGAGTTTTGTTAATGATATTCAGCTGCATctgaatgttttgcaaaaagagaCAGAATAATTATGTTTGATATTATTCTTTAATCATATTTTAATTGAAACTGGGAATTGAAAAGAATCAGAACCCTAGAAACAAGGGTCTTTCtttatttagcagatgcttttattaaACCTTCTTCCAGGTtgcatctaataataataataatacgtttttttttataGTGCCTTTCTGCAAACTCAAGGTTGCTGTACAGTATCAGAACACATAAGTATTACAGCAAGggagagaaaacaaaaacaaaacatatatatatatagacaagtACAGTTACAGATAAAAATTTAGGAACCaggcagggttggggccattcatgaattgaattgagaatgaatggtaaattccaattcacttcctggaatggaattggaattggaattgcatgcagctgacaggaaatggaattggaattgaattggaatgtcaggaaacagaattgaattcaaataaattccacttgagttgctaaataaaataatgtgacttgatttgcttaatagtttatagcacattaaatattgtaaatcacataaacaaacgATCAAGAAGTCCAATGTGGTGATTATtgggagaggatccagcaaattgcctctgacaACATGTTGAAAATGTTAGGGCTTCTTCTGCAGCCGAAGGGGAGGCGGACggcaaaataaaatttattctgCCAGTGGACGCCGAATAGGTGCCAAAAATCAGGGCGAATGGGCATGACATTAAAGGCAGTggtgatgtcgactttggccaaccaagcaCCGCGACCTGCTTTTTTAATCAGGGAAATGGCTTGGTCGATGTCATGATAGTTGAGAGCGAATTCATCGAGCgggatgaggctgttaatgcttggAAACGGGGAATTATGCGGGGATGATAGATCGATAATTAGCTGTTTTTTACCTGAAAATTTTCTGGTAGCAATGCTTATGGGACTGACCCGAAAAACGCTGAAGGGAGGGACGGAGAAAGGACCAATCATGAAGTTTGCCTCTAATTCTTTTTTGATTCTTTTTTGTGGTCGACTGATTCGGGTTCGGCCAGAGCAGACTGGAGATTGGGGCAAATGAGGCTATTGGAAGGGAGACTTTCGACACCAGGATGAAAGCCGTGTGAGAGACCTGTTAGGATGTAATCTGTAAACTGGGAGTCAGGATGAAATGAAGGGGTGGGGGTGGTGAGGGTATCCATAAGGCATGGGACGTAGCTGGTAGATTTAGGCTGAGAAGGTTCGGGGCGGGcgggggttgggggggggggggtggatgGGTTGACAAAAGGGCAAGTGGCGGTGGAGTGAGAAAATGAGCGACAGACTGCGCACGTGATGTTTTGGCAGCCTAAAAACACCCTACTATGGAGTTCAGGATCCAGAGCTCCCCAGTAAGGGCACTGGTTCCATTGGGCGACCCGGATGGCGCATTTAGCTGAAAAAAGCTTGTGGTAGGTATAAAAGTGAGATCCCCCGTATGACAATGCGAGCTCAGCGATTATAGCGAGTTAGTTGCTGAGCTCGCGTCTTCTGTGGGGAAAGGCAGTGCAAATGACTTCTGCGTAGTGAGTGAAAGCAATGGTGAATTCAGCGAAAGACAAAATGCGTGACGGATTGTGGTTTGAATTTTTTAAGATGACTGAAAAAACTCCACAATCAATTTCGCGATCAGAAGAAGTGTGTGATATAGGAGAGAGGAGTAAAAAAAGATCTACATCCGCACCTGAAAGAATCTGGTTCCTGATGGCAATGGGTACGGGGGTGGTTTCAGGGCTAAGGCATTAGGGGGAATGGGCAGGGGTGTCGCAGAAGCAAGTGAGAAGGGAGAGCGGGTTTGGGCGGATGAAAAACAGGCTGCCGGTATTGCTTGTGGAAGCATGTTTGCGCTTGGAGCGACTCCTGGGAATAATGACAGAGAGGGGAGGAGGTGGACGGGGGCTTGCGTCGTGAGCAGCAGCAAGCATGCGCCGGACGCAAAACCTGTAAAGGACAAAGGAGGGAAgaggggagggatggcgggcgcTGGGGCATGCGCTGTTGGTGGAGTGATATTCGCGTTGGAGTGAGATAGCGGCACTGCCGTCCATGGGAAAGCAAGGGGAGTGAGGTGGGGTGCGGGCTGTGCGTGCGAATTTGCTGTCTGTGGCAGTGAGCTCGCGCTGACACTGCGACTTGGAGAAGCCGTGGAGTGGCGCTTCAGGCCGTGGGTGACGGGCTGGCATTCGGCTGAACGTGGAAGGGGGCGAGGGCTGGCGGCCTCGGCGACCGGGGCACGTCCTTAACTCGCAGAAGGTCTCCTGGCGCGCTCTGGCCGGGAGCCCGTCCCTGCGGCACTTGCGGATTGATGAGAATGGCGGCGGTGTGagagggcctgcggccccgtggtgCAGCCATGGGCTCCGTTGGATGATCCTGCTGGGCGGTGGTGGCTTGCGTTGcgaaatcaacacgacttgcattaaataaaatctatagacattaaaacacttgatgcatttcagaatcttaatttaaacatttaacctaggcaaggcaaggcaaggcaagtttatttatgtagcacatttcatacacaatggtaattcaaagtgctgtacataaaaaggaatttaAATCACAatggcataaaaatcataaacatttaaaataataagataacctaaataaatgtgcgctgttagatgcatatccaatcgtttttgcagagagtgaaagcgaaagcggctttgcagctgacatggaagctcaaacgcggtggaaacctaaaatacaccatttttgttgataaaaGTAAGACATAAAAAGGCATCATTCATAACTTCAAAaggtctactattattatttatgtgtgcactcacaatatcaacaaaacattatatttgtgtaaaacggtgctgagccagatagacgcgctcagtgcttttagccagtcttttcaaccaaataaaaatagtgtttcagtcctttaaatgaattactaacaaaaaaagacatttgttaaatgcacactgatgtttgttagttcgttaaatgcaccagtgtgtaaagaaagtggcaataatcctttcagttaaaatctgaagacttattttattcatgtgGTGTACTCCCCTCGTTAGCCCAACCCCCCCCCGGAAAATCATACAAGCCCCCTGGGTCACGTGTTTTGGCACTGGACTGAGTCCGTTATAAccggttatggtctattactgaaccgataccgaatcgtccttgtctgcatcgcgatgcatcgtaaaaacgattaattttgacaccctaatgtttagtatgttaagcatgatcatttcacatgccaaatttcaggaaatgatgataattcgatgtaATAAAAGGTGAATGAAATACTTGAATGAAAATGACATGTgtgttgagacatatattatgtggtaatcatatattgaatgtatagtacatccagaaacatATCACcattgtcattcaattattaattcataatgtacaattCTCATttatatttacttgcatttgatcaactctatttcatacatggtatttgtaaagcatcataaataaagttcaaacgtatgtctctaaatgcaatcacaaataaatgctcagaaacagcaataaatggaattcagtggaatttccctgaattgaattccacttcctgtaattccaattcaattccaactctgtttcctgtaattgttgttgaattccaattccttctttgaattggaatggttgagttcattcctgaattggcCCCAACCCTGGAACCAGGCATGAAACAGATGATGTAGTCAGATCAGAGAAGCAAGAGAGGAAAAGATGTGATTTAAGGTGAGTTTTGAAATCCTGTACTGGGGGCGGAGATACAAAACGCTTGTCCACCAAACAATGCTAACCTGTAACAGGATTAACAGCAGACAAGTCCCCCAAGGGGGGGACAGGTCCATAAAGTGCTTTGAAGGTGATAAGGAGAATCTTGTATTGGATACGAAAATGAATGGGTGGCCAATGACGTGTTTGTAGGATTGGAGTTTTGGATATATTGAATCTTATTTAATGTTGTGTTTGGTAGACCACAGAAAAGAGAATTA is part of the Garra rufa chromosome 1, GarRuf1.0, whole genome shotgun sequence genome and harbors:
- the LOC141322609 gene encoding uncharacterized protein, translated to MLLKKESEELNESKDNIQYEKHLDFITEVNFGSSQTEKTTHKIVQKTWFGSLFFICQQCGIIYNTKASFEIHMRIHTGEKPYACQQGGNSFSKKENLKAHERIHTGEKPFTCQQCGKSFVSKAVFQGHMRIHAGEKSYTCELCGNSFLRKGDLESHIKIHTGEKPFTCPQCGRGLTCKQTLNAHIRTHTGEKPYTCQQCGKSFVKKPDFQRHMRIHTGEKPYTCPECGKSFTHQGNLKVHIRIHTGEKPYTCQQCGNSFLRKGDLESHMKIHNGEKPFTCPQCGRSFKRKQDLNGHIRTHTGEKPYTCQQCGKSFSVKVNLEAHKKIHSGDKPHTCQECGKSFLKKTDCRRHMRIHTGEKPFTCQQCGKSFTHQGNLKVHRRIHTGEKPYTCQQCGKSFSVKVNLEAHKKIHSGDKPHTCQECGKSFVKKTDCRRHMRIHTGEKPFTCLQLQM